A genomic region of uncultured Paludibaculum sp. contains the following coding sequences:
- a CDS encoding HEAT repeat domain-containing protein, protein MHKVQYFRTGALHAIVARLGFFALLFTFPPLILGQQRPSVARLIQQFEGEKFFWRQFEIAKAITAANDPSVLPRLEPWLTHNDRHLRGNAAFIFARLGDRRGFDVIVTILSDRSETRQVHSISSNGDPSVKGQIREDRYYAAHLLGDLKDARAIPILVPLLADPDVNYIVPWSLGQIGDRSAVPPLIATLGDRNPSMRVLAIKALTELKATEALPHLRLLLNDQARCNFDKLESVAEAAQAAITALQPKTAP, encoded by the coding sequence ATGCACAAGGTCCAGTACTTCCGCACCGGGGCCCTCCATGCGATTGTCGCCCGCCTGGGATTCTTCGCTCTACTGTTCACCTTCCCACCTCTCATACTCGGCCAGCAACGCCCCTCCGTTGCCCGGTTGATCCAGCAATTCGAGGGCGAGAAGTTCTTCTGGCGCCAGTTCGAAATCGCGAAAGCCATCACCGCGGCGAACGACCCGAGTGTTCTCCCTCGGCTCGAACCGTGGTTGACTCACAACGACCGGCACTTACGGGGCAATGCCGCGTTCATCTTCGCCCGGCTTGGCGACCGCCGCGGATTTGACGTAATTGTCACCATTCTCAGCGATCGTTCTGAAACGCGCCAGGTTCACTCGATTTCCTCGAATGGGGACCCGTCTGTGAAAGGGCAGATCCGGGAAGATCGCTACTATGCCGCGCACCTGCTGGGTGATCTGAAGGATGCACGCGCCATCCCTATCCTGGTGCCTCTTCTGGCGGACCCCGACGTAAACTACATCGTTCCGTGGTCTCTCGGGCAAATCGGCGATCGGTCGGCCGTTCCACCATTAATCGCAACACTCGGCGACCGGAATCCGAGCATGCGGGTCCTGGCAATCAAAGCCCTGACCGAACTCAAGGCGACTGAAGCACTGCCACACCTTCGTCTGTTGCTCAATGACCAGGCAAGATGCAATTTCGACAAGTTGGAGTCCGTTGCCGAAGCCGCGCAGGCAGCAATCACGGCGCTGCAACCGAAGACCGCCCCCTAG
- a CDS encoding carboxypeptidase regulatory-like domain-containing protein, with the protein MSLIRIIRSVGLMAAIAVCMASGGWAQEKPKVAIGCRVLDDIESNGVGGARITLQPSEGGDRIVAFTSESGACSFQKEIPPGQYVMSVDKAGYFPIAESKAIAFTAAAPKAELGDIVLSAKRSIQGVVRWSNGDPADGVIAHVLVLRAGRAVLRPGDSILAMTNDRGEFRLENLRPATYLLYAYTLGFRRDGAGRTSLPVFYPDLPAPNLQGGIDLRRTKEASGLTLTLKDTEGVSVSGLVTPSPKQPEGSPIYVGLMIPENAAQPFLGLQTEVGKTFRLQNVPPGNYLLLVSSKEANNRSVLPITVGATPIDNLRVPFVDARDLDCTLEYEAGADDKGAPAKPLSTARVSGLSDVLQLFGTIGGRVGPDGRVHMQLLVPGYRYTLQVQPPEGTYVARVLQGGTELEATPPQISAEDGPVRVVLGRNGGALNGVLSNRDGQPASGFVVLAPANPAKQDWVKTATPGAAGQFEITGIAPGKYRLFALRENDNDAYLDAKYLEQFPSRAIVVAANARQTAEIRLPPE; encoded by the coding sequence ATGAGCTTGATACGGATCATTCGCAGCGTTGGTTTGATGGCGGCGATCGCCGTCTGTATGGCTTCGGGCGGATGGGCGCAGGAGAAGCCGAAGGTGGCGATTGGCTGCCGGGTGCTGGACGATATTGAATCGAACGGCGTCGGCGGCGCCCGGATCACGCTGCAGCCCAGCGAAGGCGGGGACCGAATTGTGGCCTTCACTAGCGAATCGGGCGCCTGTTCGTTTCAGAAAGAGATCCCGCCCGGGCAGTACGTGATGAGCGTGGACAAGGCCGGCTATTTCCCGATTGCCGAATCCAAGGCGATCGCGTTCACCGCCGCGGCCCCGAAGGCGGAACTCGGCGATATTGTCCTCAGTGCCAAGCGCAGCATTCAGGGCGTCGTCCGGTGGAGCAATGGCGACCCGGCCGATGGCGTCATTGCCCATGTTCTAGTCCTGCGGGCCGGTCGCGCCGTGTTGCGTCCTGGCGATTCGATTCTCGCGATGACGAATGACCGTGGTGAGTTCCGTCTGGAGAACCTCCGGCCCGCCACCTATCTGCTCTATGCGTACACACTCGGGTTCCGGCGCGACGGCGCCGGGCGCACCTCGCTGCCTGTCTTCTACCCGGATCTGCCGGCGCCCAACCTGCAAGGCGGGATCGATCTCAGGAGAACCAAAGAGGCGAGCGGGTTGACGTTGACGCTGAAGGATACGGAGGGCGTGAGTGTCAGTGGCCTCGTGACGCCGTCGCCAAAGCAGCCCGAAGGCTCTCCGATCTACGTCGGACTGATGATTCCCGAGAACGCGGCACAGCCCTTTTTGGGCCTCCAAACCGAAGTGGGCAAGACGTTCCGCCTGCAGAACGTTCCACCCGGGAACTACCTCCTCCTTGTCTCCTCGAAGGAGGCCAATAACCGGAGCGTCCTGCCGATCACGGTAGGAGCCACACCGATCGACAACCTGAGGGTTCCGTTCGTGGATGCCCGGGATCTCGACTGCACCCTGGAATACGAGGCGGGCGCGGACGACAAGGGCGCTCCGGCCAAGCCCCTTTCGACCGCCCGGGTCTCGGGGCTGTCCGACGTGCTCCAGCTTTTTGGCACGATTGGCGGGCGGGTGGGCCCGGATGGCCGCGTACACATGCAGCTTCTGGTGCCCGGCTACCGATACACACTCCAGGTGCAACCGCCGGAGGGGACGTATGTCGCCCGCGTGCTGCAGGGCGGGACGGAACTGGAGGCAACGCCGCCGCAGATCAGCGCGGAGGATGGTCCGGTCCGCGTCGTTCTCGGGCGCAACGGCGGCGCCTTAAATGGAGTACTGTCGAACCGCGACGGCCAGCCGGCCTCCGGTTTCGTTGTGCTGGCGCCCGCGAATCCCGCCAAGCAGGATTGGGTGAAGACCGCCACGCCGGGCGCCGCCGGCCAGTTCGAGATCACCGGGATCGCGCCTGGGAAATACCGTCTGTTTGCGTTGCGCGAGAACGACAACGACGCCTATCTGGACGCGAAGTACCTGGAGCAATTCCCATCCCGGGCGATCGTTGTGGCCGCGAATGCGAGGCAGACGGCGGAGATCCGGCTGCCTCCGGAGTGA